Proteins encoded together in one Chryseobacterium taklimakanense window:
- the rplR gene encoding 50S ribosomal protein L18, translated as MALNKLEKRNRIKRRVRGKISGSAELPRLSVYKSNKEIYAQLIDDKEGKTLASASSRALNATGSKVDISVEVGKAIAEKAKAAGIENVVFDRNGFVYHGRVKALADGAREGGLKF; from the coding sequence ATGGCACTGAATAAATTAGAAAAAAGAAACAGAATCAAAAGAAGAGTTAGAGGGAAAATCTCCGGCTCTGCTGAATTGCCAAGATTATCTGTCTATAAGAGTAATAAGGAAATTTACGCACAGTTGATCGACGATAAAGAAGGTAAAACCCTTGCATCAGCTTCTTCAAGAGCTTTGAATGCAACAGGAAGTAAAGTGGATATCTCTGTTGAAGTGGGTAAGGCAATCGCTGAAAAAGCTAAAGCTGCAGGTATTGAAAATGTAGTGTTCGACAGAAACGGTTTCGTATACCACGGCAGAGTAAAAGCTCTTGCTGACGGTGCGAGAGAAGGCGGTTTGAAATTTTAA
- the rplE gene encoding 50S ribosomal protein L5 has translation MEFIARPKKIYKEKIVPAMMEEFGYKSVMQVPKLEKIVVSQGLGAATADKKIVDYAVEELTAITGQKAVGTLSKKDEAAFKLRKGMPVGARVTLRADRMYEFLDRLTSSALPRIRDFSGIKAEGFDGRGNYNLGITEQIIFPEIVIDKVKKIQGMDITFVTSAKTDKEAKALLTHFGLPFKKN, from the coding sequence ATGGAATTTATAGCAAGACCTAAAAAAATATACAAAGAGAAAATTGTTCCTGCAATGATGGAAGAATTTGGGTACAAATCTGTAATGCAGGTACCTAAATTAGAGAAAATCGTTGTGTCTCAAGGTTTGGGAGCTGCTACAGCCGACAAGAAAATTGTAGACTACGCAGTGGAAGAATTAACAGCAATTACCGGCCAGAAAGCAGTAGGTACTTTATCTAAAAAAGACGAAGCAGCCTTCAAACTTAGAAAAGGTATGCCGGTAGGCGCCAGAGTAACCCTAAGAGCAGACAGAATGTATGAGTTCTTAGACAGGCTTACTTCATCAGCACTTCCGCGAATCAGAGATTTCTCTGGGATCAAGGCAGAAGGATTCGATGGTAGAGGAAACTACAACCTTGGTATTACCGAGCAAATTATTTTCCCTGAAATCGTGATCGACAAAGTGAAGAAAATCCAGGGTATGGATATCACTTTCGTAACTTCAGCTAAAACTGATAAAGAAGCTAAAGCATTATTAACTCACTTCGGTTTACCATTTAAAAAGAATTAA
- the rpsH gene encoding 30S ribosomal protein S8 — protein sequence MVTDPISDFLTRVRNAQSAGHKVVEIPASKIKKEITKILFDQGYITNYKFEDNAVQGNIKIALKYDKLTGKPAIKSIQRASRPGLRYYAGSAELPRVLNGLGIAIISTSKGVMTGKQAKNENVGGEVICYVY from the coding sequence ATGGTAACAGATCCAATTTCAGATTTCCTGACAAGAGTAAGGAACGCACAAAGCGCAGGCCACAAAGTGGTGGAAATTCCTGCATCGAAAATCAAAAAGGAGATTACGAAAATTCTATTTGACCAGGGTTACATTACAAACTATAAGTTTGAAGACAACGCTGTGCAAGGGAACATCAAAATCGCTTTGAAGTATGACAAACTAACCGGTAAGCCTGCCATCAAATCAATCCAGAGAGCTTCAAGACCTGGTTTGAGATACTACGCAGGTTCTGCAGAACTCCCAAGAGTACTGAACGGTTTAGGTATCGCTATTATCTCTACATCCAAAGGTGTGATGACAGGTAAGCAGGCGAAAAATGAAAATGTTGGCGGTGAAGTAATCTGCTATGTTTATTAA
- the rplF gene encoding 50S ribosomal protein L6, giving the protein MSRIGKAIITVPAGVTITENNGVVTVKGPKGELTQTLTEGITLEQKDGELTVNRPSDSKQHKALHGLYRALINNMVVGTSEGFENKLELVGVGYRASHSGQKLELALGFSHGILLELPAEVKVDTLTEKGKNPIITLSSHDKQLLGMVTAKIRSFRKPEPYKGKGVRFVGENVRRKAGKSA; this is encoded by the coding sequence ATGTCAAGAATTGGTAAAGCAATTATAACAGTTCCGGCAGGAGTTACCATTACCGAAAACAACGGGGTAGTAACTGTAAAAGGACCAAAGGGTGAACTTACCCAAACCCTTACTGAAGGAATTACGCTGGAGCAGAAAGATGGCGAACTTACAGTAAACCGTCCCTCTGACTCTAAGCAGCATAAAGCGCTTCACGGATTGTACAGAGCGCTGATCAACAACATGGTTGTTGGTACATCCGAAGGCTTCGAAAACAAGCTTGAACTTGTAGGGGTAGGTTACAGAGCATCACACTCAGGACAGAAACTTGAGTTGGCTCTAGGTTTCTCCCACGGTATCTTACTGGAACTTCCAGCTGAAGTAAAAGTAGATACATTGACTGAAAAAGGTAAAAACCCAATTATTACTCTGTCTTCACACGACAAGCAACTTCTTGGAATGGTGACTGCGAAAATCAGATCATTCAGAAAACCAGAACCATACAAAGGTAAAGGTGTGAGATTCGTTGGTGAAAATGTGAGACGTAAAGCTGGTAAATCTGCTTAA
- the rpsN gene encoding 30S ribosomal protein S14, which produces MAKESMKARERKREAMVAKYAEKRKALKEAGDYEALQKLPKNASPVRLHNRCKLTGRPRGYMRTFGISRVTFREMANAGLIPGVKKASW; this is translated from the coding sequence ATGGCTAAAGAATCAATGAAAGCGCGTGAGCGCAAAAGAGAAGCAATGGTTGCTAAATACGCAGAGAAAAGAAAAGCTTTGAAAGAAGCCGGAGATTACGAAGCCCTGCAAAAGCTGCCTAAAAACGCTTCACCTGTAAGACTGCACAACAGATGCAAGCTTACAGGAAGACCAAGAGGATATATGAGAACCTTCGGTATTTCCAGAGTAACGTTCCGTGAAATGGCAAACGCAGGCCTTATCCCTGGAGTTAAAAAAGCAAGTTGGTAA